A window of Chlorobium phaeobacteroides DSM 266 genomic DNA:
CTCATGGCGGGAGAGCGGATCGCCTGTCTGGATCATGAAACCTTCGATCACACGGTGAAAACGAATGCCGTCGTAATAGTTTTCCGAAACGAGTTTTTTGAAGTTGTCCCGGTGAAGCGGAGTATCGTCGTAAAGCCTGATCGTTATATCTCCAAGGCTTGTCTGAATGGTAAATGTGTCGGGCATGGGAATGTTTGAAAAATGTTGAACGTGATTACTGTTGTCCTGAAATCTGCCACAGTGCTCTTTGTGAAAGTATCGCTCCGGTTGAGCCGGGATAGTCGGCAATGATTCTGGTGTAGAAATCGGATGCTTTTTTTACGTCTTTTGTTGCCAGATAACTGTCTGCTGCACTGGCAAGGTACTGCGCCTTGAGCGTTGAGTTTTCGGCGGTTTCCGCTGCCTTTTCGTACGCTTTCGCCGCATTGTCAAACTGCTTTTTTTCCGTATAGCAATCTCCGGAACCGGCAAGTGCCGCAGCGGAGAGATCCTTGTTTTTAAACGAGAGTCTGTTGAATACCGTGAGGGCAGAGTCCGGCTGCCGGAGTGCGTAGTAGGTATTGGCAAGCAGGAGACCAGCCATTTTGCCACTCAGTACATGACCATACTTCTCATCGATTTTCTTTAAACCTGGAATCTTGCTGTCACCGTCTATCGCCGCACGATACTGACCGAGATCGACCAGTGGCGCTATACGCGAAAGGTGTAATGCCGCTTCCTTTTCACTTGTATCCTGATAGCGAATCCAGAAAAAGATTCCGGCTCCAGCCGTGATGATGAGCGCAAGGGTAATAATAAGGGCGGTTTTGTATTTGATGACGATGTAGAGCAACTGATCGACGAGTTTTTCTTTAACAGGCTGCTGCTTCAGGGTATCGGGTTTAATTTCTGTCATCATGATTCGTTGGTTGCTTTCCGGTGATGTTGCCGGGGAATATGTGTTTTCGGGAGCGGATCGGTTTTCTTGTTGATTTTCCGGTTTAATCCTGAAAATTTTTTGCTCCATTATGGTTTGCAACCTAAGGAAGTTTGCATGAATTTCAAAATATTTGCATTGAAGAGGAGAAAAAGAGGGTGTGATTCAGGCTAACTGAAACAGTTGCCGTGCCGTGCTCTCAATGGCATCAGCGGCGTCATCGAGCGGGATGTTTTTTATAGATGCGATTGTCTGTGTCACCAATTGAACGAATGCCGGTTCATTTCTTTTTCCTCGATGCGGAATTGGCGCAAGGTAGGGCGCATCTGTTTCGGTAAGCAGATCGTGAAGCGATACGGAGTCGATTACTTCGGGAAGGAGAGACCGTTTATAGGTAACCGTTCCCGGAATCGATAACTTGAACCCTCGACGGAGGCACTCTCCGGCAAGTGCCGTGTCACCCGAAAAACAGTGCATGACTCCCCGGAGCGACGAGTGTTTTTCGTCGTCGAGAATTCGAAGCATGTCATCCCAGGCATCGCGACAATGGATAACCGCAGGCAGATCGAGCATTTTTGCCAGATTGAGCATTCGGCGGAATGCGTCCATCTGTGCCGTGCGATTGTAGCCGGGATAATGGTAGTCAAGCCCGATTTCGCCTATACCTACAACTTTTGGCGAACGGGCAAGCAGAGCCAAATCGTTGATGAGAGAGTCGTTAACAGTATCGGTGACTTCATGAGGGTGGAGTCCGACGTTGGCGTAAATGAAGGTATGGCTGGAGGCAAGCTCAATTGCTTTTCTGCTTGTATCACTATTTGTTCCCGGGTCGATCAGCAGAGAAATTCCCCCTGCATTGAGACGTTCGATCACCTCGGAACGATCCTGGTCAAATTCCGGAAACGAAAGATGACAGTGGGCATCAATGAACATCGGTGTTTTTTTGAACTGACTGGTCAGGAAAAATGGTGCTGTGAAAAAGAATCAGTAAACAGGCACCAATAGTGATTGCTGAATCCGCAATGTTGAAGATCGGCCACAGCGAAACCCAAGTTCCCATGATCATTCCGTTATAAAGGTCGATATGAATAAAGTCGATCACTTTTCCTCCCGTTATCCGGTCAATCATATTGCCGACACCACCTCCGAAAACCAGGGCGAACGGGAGGATGAACCGGGTAGTACGGTTTTTTGATCTGAAGACATAGAGCGCAATCAGCAGGGAGATGGTTCCGACAAGAAGGATCATCACCTCTTTGGGAGCAAATTC
This region includes:
- a CDS encoding tetratricopeptide repeat protein yields the protein MMTEIKPDTLKQQPVKEKLVDQLLYIVIKYKTALIITLALIITAGAGIFFWIRYQDTSEKEAALHLSRIAPLVDLGQYRAAIDGDSKIPGLKKIDEKYGHVLSGKMAGLLLANTYYALRQPDSALTVFNRLSFKNKDLSAAALAGSGDCYTEKKQFDNAAKAYEKAAETAENSTLKAQYLASAADSYLATKDVKKASDFYTRIIADYPGSTGAILSQRALWQISGQQ
- a CDS encoding TatD family hydrolase, which encodes MFIDAHCHLSFPEFDQDRSEVIERLNAGGISLLIDPGTNSDTSRKAIELASSHTFIYANVGLHPHEVTDTVNDSLINDLALLARSPKVVGIGEIGLDYHYPGYNRTAQMDAFRRMLNLAKMLDLPAVIHCRDAWDDMLRILDDEKHSSLRGVMHCFSGDTALAGECLRRGFKLSIPGTVTYKRSLLPEVIDSVSLHDLLTETDAPYLAPIPHRGKRNEPAFVQLVTQTIASIKNIPLDDAADAIESTARQLFQLA
- the lspA gene encoding signal peptidase II — protein: MNWFFTLASIVIVLDQLTKKIAVMILKEKESVTLIPDWLKFTYAENNGIAFGMEFAPKEVMILLVGTISLLIALYVFRSKNRTTRFILPFALVFGGGVGNMIDRITGGKVIDFIHIDLYNGMIMGTWVSLWPIFNIADSAITIGACLLILFHSTIFPDQSVQKNTDVH